The following are encoded in a window of Roseivirga misakiensis genomic DNA:
- the fusA gene encoding elongation factor G produces MARDLKLTRNIGIAAHIDAGKTTTTERILYYTGVSHKIGEVHDGDATMDWMEQEQERGITITSAATTVFWPYKNNEYHINIIDTPGHVDFTVEVNRSLRVLDGLVFLFSAVDGVEPQSETNWRLADNYKVARIGFVNKMDRAGADFLMVCGQVKEMLGTKAVPLQLPIGAEDSFRGVVDLVENKAIVWNEADQGMTFEEIEIPADMVDEVAEYREGLLEAIAEYDDSLLEKFFEDPDSITKDEILAALRQATINLDFVPMMCGSAFKNKGVQTLLDYVMELLPSPVDRDSIVGIDPDTEEETSRKPSPEEPFASLAFKIATDPFVGRLCFVRSYSGMLNSGSYVYNTRTNKKERISRIFQMHANKQNAIDSLHAGDIAAVVGFKDIKTGDTLCDEKNKVIFESMDFPDPVIGYAIEPKTQADVDKLGMAIAKLVEEDPTLKVNTDEETGQTILRGMGELHLDIIMDRMRREFKVEVNQGAPQVAYKESINSTVEHKEVYKKQSGGKGKFADIVFELGPADEDHEKDGLQFENGITGGVIPREFIPSVEKGFASAMVNGPLAGYPLERMKVRLFHGSFHDVDSDALSFEMAARLGFKEAARKAAPKLMEPIMSVDVVTPDEYTGSITGDLNRRRGMMKGMDTKGTSTVVKADVPLSELFGYVTDLRTMSSGRATASLTFSHYEAVPNNIAEEVIKKSKGE; encoded by the coding sequence ATGGCAAGAGATTTAAAACTAACTCGGAATATTGGTATCGCAGCACACATTGATGCTGGTAAAACAACTACCACCGAGCGTATTCTATATTATACAGGTGTATCTCATAAAATCGGTGAAGTTCACGATGGAGATGCTACAATGGACTGGATGGAACAGGAGCAAGAAAGAGGTATCACAATTACCTCAGCTGCAACAACTGTATTCTGGCCATATAAAAACAATGAGTATCATATCAACATTATTGACACCCCGGGTCACGTTGACTTCACAGTTGAAGTAAACAGATCATTACGTGTTCTTGACGGGTTGGTATTTTTATTCTCAGCAGTTGATGGTGTAGAACCTCAATCTGAAACAAACTGGAGACTTGCAGATAACTATAAAGTTGCTCGTATCGGGTTTGTAAACAAAATGGACCGTGCTGGTGCTGATTTCCTAATGGTTTGTGGCCAGGTAAAGGAAATGTTAGGTACGAAAGCAGTACCTCTTCAATTACCAATCGGTGCAGAAGATTCATTCAGAGGAGTAGTTGACCTTGTAGAGAACAAGGCAATTGTTTGGAATGAAGCTGACCAAGGGATGACTTTCGAAGAAATCGAAATCCCTGCTGATATGGTTGATGAAGTTGCTGAGTACAGAGAAGGCTTACTGGAAGCGATCGCTGAGTATGATGACTCATTATTAGAGAAATTCTTTGAAGATCCTGATTCAATCACGAAAGACGAGATTTTAGCCGCTTTAAGACAAGCGACAATCAACTTGGATTTCGTTCCGATGATGTGTGGATCAGCATTCAAAAATAAAGGAGTTCAAACACTACTAGACTACGTGATGGAATTACTTCCTTCTCCAGTAGATAGAGATAGTATTGTTGGAATTGATCCTGATACAGAAGAAGAAACGTCTAGAAAACCTTCTCCGGAAGAGCCGTTTGCATCATTAGCATTTAAAATTGCTACTGACCCATTTGTAGGAAGACTTTGTTTCGTAAGATCATATTCAGGAATGCTTAATTCTGGATCTTATGTATATAACACAAGAACCAACAAGAAAGAGCGTATTTCTAGAATCTTCCAAATGCATGCTAACAAGCAGAACGCTATTGATAGTCTTCACGCTGGTGATATTGCTGCAGTTGTAGGATTTAAGGATATCAAAACAGGAGACACACTTTGCGATGAGAAGAATAAGGTAATCTTCGAATCAATGGACTTCCCTGATCCAGTAATTGGATATGCAATTGAGCCTAAAACTCAAGCGGATGTGGATAAACTAGGTATGGCAATTGCCAAACTAGTTGAAGAAGATCCAACGCTTAAAGTAAATACTGATGAGGAAACTGGTCAGACTATTTTAAGAGGTATGGGAGAGCTTCACTTAGATATCATCATGGATCGTATGAGACGTGAGTTCAAAGTAGAAGTAAACCAAGGTGCACCGCAGGTAGCTTATAAAGAATCTATCAACTCAACAGTTGAGCATAAAGAGGTTTATAAGAAGCAGTCAGGTGGTAAAGGTAAGTTTGCAGATATCGTATTTGAGCTTGGTCCTGCGGATGAAGATCACGAAAAAGATGGTCTGCAATTCGAAAATGGCATTACTGGTGGTGTGATTCCTAGAGAATTCATTCCTTCAGTAGAAAAAGGATTTGCATCAGCAATGGTCAATGGTCCTTTAGCTGGTTACCCACTCGAAAGAATGAAAGTGAGATTATTCCACGGTTCATTCCACGATGTGGATTCAGATGCTCTTTCTTTTGAAATGGCAGCAAGACTAGGTTTCAAAGAAGCAGCTAGGAAAGCAGCTCCAAAATTGATGGAACCAATTATGTCGGTGGATGTAGTGACTCCAGATGAATATACTGGTAGTATTACAGGTGACCTTAACCGTAGAAGAGGAATGATGAAAGGTATGGATACCAAAGGTACTTCCACTGTTGTAAAAGCAGACGTACCACTATCAGAGCTTTTTGGTTATGTTACTGATTTGAGAACAATGTCTTCAGGTAGAGCTACTGCTTCATTGACATTCTCTCATTATGAAGCCGTACCGAACAATATTGCCGAAGAGGTGATCAAGAAATCAAAAGGAGAATAA
- the rpsJ gene encoding 30S ribosomal protein S10, producing the protein MTQKIRIKLKSYDHNLVDKSSEKIVRAVKTTGAVVSGPIPLPTVKEKFTVLKSPHVNKKAREQFQLCTYKRLVDIYSSSAKTVDALMKLELPSGVDVEIKV; encoded by the coding sequence ATGACACAGAAAATTAGAATCAAATTAAAGTCATACGATCACAACTTGGTGGATAAGTCATCAGAGAAAATTGTGAGAGCAGTAAAAACTACTGGAGCCGTAGTTAGTGGTCCTATTCCACTACCAACAGTGAAAGAGAAATTTACAGTATTGAAGTCACCACACGTGAACAAAAAGGCACGTGAGCAATTCCAGCTTTGTACTTACAAAAGATTAGTAGATATCTACTCTTCAAGTGCAAAAACTGTGGATGCTTTGATGAAGCTTGAATTACCTTCAGGTGTAGATGTAGAGATCAAGGTTTAA
- the rplC gene encoding 50S ribosomal protein L3, giving the protein MSGIIGKKIGMTSVYSVDGRNVACTVIEAGPCVITQVKNQETDGYQAVQLAYGERKEKNTPKALKGHFKKANTTPKKSVVEFRDFREEFEGMVALGNEITVGDVFKEGDFVDAIGTSKGKGFQGVVKRHGFGGVGQATHGQHNRLRAPGSIGGASYPARVFKGTRMAGRMGNDRVTVINLEVMKVVPEKNLIVVSGSVPGANNSIVVLEK; this is encoded by the coding sequence ATGTCTGGAATTATCGGAAAAAAAATCGGAATGACTAGCGTATACAGTGTCGATGGACGTAATGTCGCATGCACGGTGATAGAAGCTGGTCCTTGCGTAATAACGCAAGTAAAAAATCAAGAGACAGACGGATACCAAGCTGTTCAATTGGCTTATGGAGAGCGTAAGGAGAAAAATACTCCAAAAGCGTTAAAAGGGCACTTTAAAAAGGCCAACACAACTCCAAAGAAAAGTGTAGTTGAGTTTAGAGATTTCCGAGAGGAGTTCGAAGGAATGGTAGCCTTAGGTAATGAGATCACTGTTGGAGATGTATTCAAAGAAGGTGATTTTGTTGATGCCATTGGAACTTCAAAAGGTAAAGGTTTCCAAGGGGTAGTAAAAAGACATGGCTTCGGTGGTGTTGGTCAGGCTACTCACGGACAGCACAACAGATTAAGAGCCCCGGGTTCTATTGGTGGTGCTTCATATCCTGCAAGAGTATTTAAAGGTACACGTATGGCAGGTAGAATGGGTAATGATCGTGTAACGGTGATTAACCTTGAAGTCATGAAAGTTGTACCAGAAAAGAACCTTATCGTAGTGAGTGGTTCTGTTCCAGGAGCAAATAATTCAATCGTAGTCCTAGAGAAATAA
- the rplD gene encoding 50S ribosomal protein L4 — MEIAVLKNSGEDTGRKVTLADDIFGIEPNDHAIYLDVKQFLANQRQGTHKSKERAEISGSTRKIKKQKGTGTARAGSIKSPVFRGGGRVFGPKPRNYGFKLNKKLKALARKSAMTYKAKENSLMVLEDFSFEAPKTKDFVNVLNSLSVADKKTLFVVSNTDKNVALSGRNIQNAKVTTTDELSTYDVLNADKMLISESSVEKLQNLLK; from the coding sequence ATGGAGATTGCAGTATTAAAAAATAGTGGAGAAGACACTGGAAGGAAAGTTACCCTTGCAGATGATATCTTCGGTATTGAACCAAACGATCACGCCATCTACCTAGATGTAAAGCAGTTTTTGGCAAACCAACGTCAAGGAACGCACAAGTCTAAGGAAAGAGCAGAAATCTCTGGTTCTACTAGAAAAATAAAGAAACAAAAGGGAACAGGTACAGCCAGAGCTGGTAGTATTAAGTCTCCTGTTTTCAGAGGTGGTGGACGTGTATTCGGCCCTAAGCCAAGAAATTACGGTTTTAAGTTAAATAAAAAGCTAAAAGCTTTAGCGCGTAAGTCAGCAATGACCTACAAAGCGAAAGAAAATAGCTTGATGGTATTGGAAGATTTCTCTTTCGAAGCACCAAAGACTAAAGACTTTGTGAATGTTTTAAACAGCTTATCTGTAGCCGACAAAAAGACTCTTTTTGTGGTATCAAACACAGATAAGAATGTGGCACTTTCTGGCCGAAACATTCAAAATGCTAAGGTGACTACTACAGATGAATTAAGTACTTACGATGTGCTTAATGCTGACAAAATGTTGATTAGCGAATCTTCTGTTGAAAAACTTCAAAACCTACTAAAGTAA
- the rplW gene encoding 50S ribosomal protein L23 has translation MSVLKKPLVTEKVSGLNEIGKYGFIVDETANKVEIKKAVEEMYGVTVEDVNTMRYQGKLKSRFTKARVISGRKNSFKKAIVTVAEGEVIDFYSGI, from the coding sequence ATGAGTGTTTTAAAGAAACCTTTAGTAACAGAGAAAGTATCAGGCCTTAATGAAATCGGTAAATACGGTTTTATAGTAGATGAAACTGCTAACAAGGTAGAGATCAAAAAAGCTGTTGAAGAAATGTATGGTGTTACAGTAGAAGATGTAAACACTATGAGATACCAAGGCAAATTGAAGTCTAGGTTTACAAAAGCTAGAGTGATCTCTGGTAGAAAGAATTCCTTCAAGAAAGCAATTGTTACAGTTGCCGAAGGAGAAGTTATAGATTTTTACAGCGGCATTTAA
- the rplB gene encoding 50S ribosomal protein L2, which translates to MGVKKLRPMTPGTRGRIAPDFADVTTATPEKSLLAPLKRSGGRNNSGKMTMRYLGGGHKRKLRIVDFKREKFDVPATVKTIEYDPSRSARVALLYYADGEKRYIIAPNGLQVGQTVVSGEGVAPEVGNALPLSKIPLGTIVHNVEFKPGKGAALARSAGSYVQLVAREGKYATLKLPSGEMRNILVTCMATIGSVGNAEHMNVRLGKAGRKRWLGRRPRVRGVVMNPVDHPMGGGEGKSSGGHPRSRNGLYAKGQKTRTPKKYSNRLIIGKKKK; encoded by the coding sequence ATGGGCGTTAAGAAACTAAGACCAATGACACCGGGAACAAGGGGCAGAATAGCTCCTGATTTCGCAGATGTAACAACGGCTACTCCTGAGAAGTCCTTGTTGGCTCCTCTGAAGAGATCCGGCGGTAGAAATAACAGCGGTAAAATGACCATGAGATACTTAGGTGGTGGTCATAAAAGAAAATTGAGAATCGTTGACTTCAAAAGAGAGAAGTTTGACGTGCCGGCTACTGTTAAAACTATAGAATACGATCCATCAAGATCTGCGAGAGTAGCATTGCTATACTACGCTGATGGAGAGAAAAGATATATAATTGCTCCTAACGGACTTCAAGTTGGTCAGACAGTTGTGTCTGGTGAAGGTGTAGCTCCTGAAGTGGGTAATGCATTGCCATTGTCAAAAATTCCTTTGGGTACAATTGTACATAATGTTGAGTTTAAACCTGGTAAGGGTGCGGCATTGGCGAGAAGTGCAGGTTCATATGTACAGCTTGTTGCGAGAGAAGGTAAATACGCAACGTTGAAATTACCTTCTGGCGAAATGAGAAACATTTTGGTAACGTGTATGGCGACTATCGGTTCAGTGGGTAACGCTGAGCACATGAACGTGAGATTAGGTAAAGCTGGTCGAAAAAGATGGTTAGGTAGACGTCCAAGAGTAAGAGGTGTGGTAATGAACCCAGTCGATCACCCAATGGGTGGTGGTGAAGGTAAGTCATCTGGAGGGCATCCAAGATCAAGAAATGGTCTTTATGCTAAAGGTCAGAAGACTAGAACACCTAAGAAATACTCGAATAGATTGATAATTGGTAAAAAGAAGAAATAA
- the rpsS gene encoding 30S ribosomal protein S19 — translation MARSLKKGPYIDFRLENKVEAMNGSGKKSVIKTWSRRSMISPDFVGHTFAVHNGNKFIPVFVTENMVGHKFGEFAPTRNFRGHIAKKDKRR, via the coding sequence ATGGCACGTTCATTAAAAAAAGGACCTTATATCGATTTCAGGCTTGAGAATAAAGTCGAAGCCATGAATGGTTCTGGTAAGAAGTCAGTAATCAAAACATGGTCAAGAAGATCAATGATATCACCTGACTTTGTAGGTCATACCTTCGCTGTACATAACGGAAATAAATTTATTCCTGTCTTTGTAACTGAAAATATGGTAGGTCACAAATTCGGAGAATTTGCTCCAACCAGAAACTTTAGAGGTCACATTGCTAAAAAGGATAAGAGAAGATAA
- the rplV gene encoding 50S ribosomal protein L22, with product MEAVAKLNNVPTSARKMRMVADMIRGQRVNRALNILKFESKEGAARLEKLLLSAIANWQSKNEDERLEDADLFIKSITVDGGRMLKRLRPAPQGRAHRIRKRSNHVTLVIASKNEAAVTADVVEEVINETENN from the coding sequence ATGGAAGCTGTAGCTAAACTAAATAATGTTCCTACTTCTGCTCGTAAAATGAGGATGGTTGCTGATATGATCAGAGGCCAGCGAGTAAACAGAGCATTGAACATCTTGAAATTCGAATCTAAGGAAGGTGCTGCGAGACTAGAGAAATTGTTGTTATCAGCAATTGCTAACTGGCAGAGCAAAAATGAGGATGAGAGATTAGAAGATGCAGATCTTTTTATCAAGTCTATCACCGTTGACGGTGGCCGTATGCTGAAAAGATTGAGACCTGCTCCACAAGGTAGAGCTCACAGAATCAGAAAAAGATCGAATCATGTAACACTAGTTATCGCTTCTAAGAACGAAGCTGCTGTTACCGCTGACGTAGTTGAAGAAGTAATTAACGAAACTGAGAATAATTAA
- the rpsC gene encoding 30S ribosomal protein S3: MGQKVNPIGFRLGIIRGWDSNWYGGKDFPSKLVEDQEIRKYINARIPKGGISKIIIERTIKRITITVHTARPGVVIGKGGQEVDRIKEELKKLTGKDVQINIFEIKRPELDAKLVGESIAQQLKARISYRRAMKQAIASAVRVGAQGIKIKCSGRLGGAEMARTEMYKDGRIPLHTLRADIDYAISEADTVYGKIGIKVWIFKGEVLGKRDLSPNVGAGNSNMGGDRRGGGGRRPNRSNNRKK; the protein is encoded by the coding sequence ATGGGACAGAAAGTAAATCCTATTGGTTTCCGCTTAGGTATCATCAGAGGTTGGGACTCTAACTGGTATGGTGGTAAAGACTTCCCAAGCAAATTGGTAGAAGACCAGGAAATCAGAAAATACATCAATGCAAGGATCCCTAAGGGAGGAATCTCTAAGATCATCATTGAGCGTACCATCAAAAGAATTACGATTACTGTACATACTGCTAGACCAGGAGTTGTTATTGGTAAAGGCGGACAGGAAGTTGATCGTATCAAGGAAGAATTGAAGAAATTGACTGGCAAAGATGTTCAGATCAATATTTTCGAAATCAAACGTCCTGAATTAGATGCTAAGCTAGTAGGTGAGTCAATCGCACAACAGCTTAAAGCAAGAATTTCCTACAGAAGAGCTATGAAGCAAGCAATTGCTTCTGCTGTAAGAGTAGGCGCACAAGGTATTAAAATCAAATGTTCTGGTAGATTAGGTGGTGCTGAAATGGCACGAACTGAAATGTACAAGGACGGAAGAATACCTTTGCATACACTCAGAGCTGACATCGATTATGCCATCTCTGAAGCCGATACTGTTTATGGTAAAATCGGTATCAAAGTGTGGATATTCAAAGGTGAAGTATTAGGCAAGAGAGACCTTTCTCCAAACGTGGGTGCTGGAAACAGCAACATGGGTGGCGACCGTAGAGGTGGCGGAGGAAGACGTCCTAATAGAAGTAACAACAGAAAGAAGTAA
- the rplP gene encoding 50S ribosomal protein L16 → MLQPKRTKYRKMQKGRVSGLAQRGHTLSFGTFGIKSLEPGWITSRQIEAARIAMTRAMKREGQVWIRIFPDKPVTKKPAEVRMGKGKGAPDYWVAVVKPGTILFESSGVNIELAKEALRLAAQKLPISTKFVVRRDYVGG, encoded by the coding sequence ATGTTACAGCCAAAGAGAACTAAATATAGAAAAATGCAGAAGGGCCGTGTAAGTGGACTTGCACAAAGAGGTCACACACTGTCTTTTGGAACATTTGGTATTAAGTCACTAGAGCCAGGATGGATTACAAGCCGTCAGATAGAAGCTGCTCGTATCGCTATGACAAGAGCGATGAAAAGAGAAGGTCAAGTTTGGATAAGAATTTTTCCAGACAAGCCAGTGACAAAGAAGCCTGCTGAGGTACGAATGGGTAAAGGTAAAGGTGCTCCTGATTATTGGGTAGCAGTTGTTAAGCCAGGGACCATTTTATTCGAATCTTCAGGAGTTAATATAGAATTAGCTAAGGAAGCCTTGAGATTAGCCGCTCAGAAACTTCCGATATCTACAAAATTTGTTGTTCGTAGAGATTACGTTGGAGGATAG
- the rpmC gene encoding 50S ribosomal protein L29, with protein MKNSEIKALEIEELNEKLRAEEDGIQKLKFAHAISPIENPMKIREAKKLIARLKTEIRAKELAK; from the coding sequence ATGAAGAATTCAGAAATCAAAGCTCTAGAAATTGAAGAGCTAAACGAAAAACTAAGAGCTGAGGAAGATGGTATCCAAAAGTTGAAATTTGCTCACGCAATTTCTCCTATTGAGAATCCGATGAAAATCAGAGAGGCAAAAAAGTTAATCGCAAGATTAAAAACAGAAATAAGGGCTAAGGAACTTGCTAAATAG
- the rpsQ gene encoding 30S ribosomal protein S17, with translation METRNLRKERVGIVTSNKMDKTITVAVERKEKHPMYGKFVKKTSKFAAHDEKNDCGIGDTVKIMETRPLSKNKRWRLVEVIERAK, from the coding sequence ATGGAAACCAGAAATCTGAGAAAAGAAAGAGTCGGGATAGTAACCAGCAACAAAATGGATAAAACCATTACAGTAGCTGTTGAAAGGAAAGAAAAGCACCCGATGTATGGAAAGTTTGTTAAGAAGACTTCCAAATTTGCGGCTCATGACGAAAAAAATGATTGTGGTATCGGAGATACTGTAAAGATCATGGAGACTCGTCCGCTGAGTAAAAACAAGCGTTGGAGATTAGTTGAGGTAATTGAAAGAGCTAAGTAA
- the rplN gene encoding 50S ribosomal protein L14, with translation MIRQESRLNVADNSGAKEVLCIRVLGGTKRKYASVGDMIVVSVKSAHSSSSLKKGTVSKAVIVRTKKEVRRKDGSYIRFEDNAAVLLNQNDEPRGTRMFGPVARELREKQFMKIVSLAPEVL, from the coding sequence ATGATCAGGCAAGAATCAAGACTTAACGTAGCGGATAACAGTGGTGCCAAAGAGGTGCTTTGTATTCGTGTATTAGGTGGTACTAAAAGAAAGTACGCCAGTGTAGGTGACATGATCGTGGTCTCAGTAAAATCTGCTCACTCATCTAGTAGCCTTAAGAAAGGTACCGTATCTAAAGCTGTAATAGTTAGAACAAAGAAAGAAGTAAGAAGGAAAGACGGTTCTTACATCAGGTTCGAAGATAACGCTGCTGTATTATTGAATCAGAATGACGAGCCAAGAGGTACTCGTATGTTTGGTCCAGTTGCGAGAGAATTGCGTGAAAAGCAATTCATGAAAATTGTTTCACTAGCTCCAGAGGTACTATAA
- the rplX gene encoding 50S ribosomal protein L24 yields the protein MTKANKLHVRKGDKVRILSGNYKGKEGEVLEVQPSKYKAIVSGWNIVSKHVKPSAENPNGGIDKVEAPIHLSNLMVIDPATGKAARTGRQLNSEGKLERYFKTKK from the coding sequence ATGACTAAGGCAAACAAACTTCACGTCAGAAAGGGAGACAAGGTTAGAATTCTTTCTGGTAACTATAAGGGAAAAGAAGGTGAAGTATTAGAAGTTCAACCTTCTAAATACAAAGCCATCGTTTCAGGTTGGAACATTGTTTCAAAACATGTTAAACCATCCGCTGAAAATCCCAATGGTGGAATAGATAAAGTTGAAGCTCCTATTCATTTATCAAATCTTATGGTCATAGATCCTGCTACAGGTAAGGCTGCAAGAACTGGTAGACAGTTGAATAGCGAAGGGAAACTAGAAAGATATTTTAAAACCAAGAAATAG
- the rplE gene encoding 50S ribosomal protein L5, with amino-acid sequence MASPRLKDKYKEEIIPALKDKFQYTTVMQVPKITKVVVNKGIGGAVADKKLVDIGVEELTTITGQKAVATVAKNSISNFKLREGMPIGARVTLRGDQMYEFIDRLLNIALPRVRDFRGVKDKGFDGRGNYTLGIKEQIIFPEISIDKIKAISGMDVTFVTTANSDEESYELLKAFGMPFAGGKKNND; translated from the coding sequence ATGGCTAGTCCTAGATTAAAAGATAAGTATAAAGAGGAAATCATTCCTGCTTTAAAAGATAAATTCCAGTATACAACTGTTATGCAAGTACCTAAAATCACGAAAGTGGTTGTAAACAAAGGTATTGGTGGAGCAGTCGCTGATAAGAAATTGGTTGATATTGGAGTAGAAGAGTTAACCACAATCACTGGACAGAAAGCTGTGGCTACTGTGGCAAAAAATTCAATCTCGAACTTTAAGTTAAGAGAAGGAATGCCTATCGGTGCTAGAGTGACACTAAGAGGTGATCAAATGTATGAATTCATCGATCGACTTTTGAATATCGCTTTACCAAGAGTAAGAGATTTCAGAGGTGTGAAAGACAAAGGTTTTGATGGCCGAGGAAATTATACATTAGGAATTAAAGAGCAGATTATATTCCCAGAGATCTCAATCGATAAGATTAAAGCGATATCTGGTATGGACGTTACGTTTGTAACAACTGCTAATTCCGATGAAGAAAGTTACGAATTGCTAAAGGCGTTTGGTATGCCTTTCGCTGGAGGCAAAAAAAATAACGACTAG
- the rpsN gene encoding 30S ribosomal protein S14, whose protein sequence is MARASIKARERKRERLVAKFAEKRARLKAEGDYIGLDKLPRNASPVRLHNRCKLTGRPKGYMRKFGISRVTFREMASAGKIPGVTKASW, encoded by the coding sequence ATGGCTAGAGCATCCATAAAAGCAAGAGAAAGAAAAAGAGAAAGACTTGTTGCTAAGTTCGCTGAAAAGCGTGCAAGATTGAAAGCAGAAGGCGACTACATTGGTTTAGATAAACTGCCAAGAAACGCTTCTCCTGTAAGATTGCACAATAGATGTAAACTAACAGGTCGTCCTAAAGGATACATGAGAAAGTTTGGTATCTCAAGGGTGACATTCAGAGAAATGGCTTCAGCTGGAAAAATTCCAGGTGTTACCAAGGCAAGTTGGTAA
- the rpsH gene encoding 30S ribosomal protein S8 produces MTDPIADYLTRLRNAISANHRIVEVPSSKVKKEITKVLHDKGFIQNFKFEQAGPQGNIKIALKYNPSTKQPAIVKLERISKPGLRKYVGAAELPRVLNGLGIAIVSTSKGIMTDKEARSQHIGGEVLCHVY; encoded by the coding sequence ATGACTGATCCAATAGCAGATTATTTAACGCGACTAAGAAACGCCATCAGTGCGAATCACAGAATAGTCGAAGTTCCTTCGTCTAAGGTGAAGAAGGAAATCACAAAGGTACTGCATGACAAAGGCTTCATTCAGAACTTCAAGTTCGAGCAAGCTGGACCTCAGGGTAATATTAAAATTGCCTTAAAGTACAATCCATCTACAAAACAACCAGCCATCGTTAAGCTCGAAAGAATTAGCAAGCCTGGTTTGAGAAAATATGTTGGTGCGGCCGAGCTTCCAAGAGTTTTAAATGGTCTTGGTATAGCTATCGTTTCTACTTCTAAAGGTATTATGACTGATAAGGAAGCTAGATCACAGCATATTGGCGGAGAAGTATTGTGTCACGTATACTAA
- the rplF gene encoding 50S ribosomal protein L6 — protein sequence MSRIGNQPINLPEGVSLDITAENVVTVKGPKGELSREINPEIKLTVNEGVLSVERPTEQKRHKALHGLYRSLINNMVIGVHEGFKKELELVGVGYKAAVSNNILELNLGYSHNIYVAVPEEVKTEAKMEKGKNPLVTLHSADKELIGQVAAKIRSLRKIEPYKGKGVRFVGEQIRRKAGKTAAK from the coding sequence ATGTCACGAATAGGTAATCAACCCATTAATCTGCCAGAAGGTGTTTCTTTAGATATTACAGCTGAAAATGTAGTAACTGTAAAAGGACCTAAAGGAGAATTAAGTAGAGAAATCAATCCTGAAATTAAGCTTACTGTTAATGAGGGAGTGCTTAGCGTAGAAAGACCTACGGAGCAAAAAAGACATAAAGCGTTACACGGACTATATCGTTCACTGATTAATAACATGGTTATTGGTGTGCACGAGGGATTCAAAAAAGAATTGGAGCTTGTTGGTGTAGGATATAAAGCAGCTGTTTCTAATAATATTTTAGAGCTAAACTTAGGATACTCACATAATATTTATGTGGCTGTTCCAGAGGAAGTGAAAACAGAAGCAAAAATGGAAAAGGGTAAGAATCCTCTTGTAACATTGCACAGTGCTGATAAAGAACTTATCGGTCAAGTTGCTGCTAAAATTAGATCACTTAGGAAAATTGAACCTTACAAAGGGAAAGGTGTCAGATTTGTGGGTGAGCAGATTAGAAGAAAAGCTGGTAAAACTGCTGCTAAATAA
- the rplR gene encoding 50S ribosomal protein L18 — MAVRNSRLRIKQGIRTKISGTTERPRISVFKSNAQIYAQIIDDEKGHTIVSASSSELGAKENTNVAMSKEVGKKLAEKAVASGITSVVFDRNGYVYHGKVKALAEGAREGGLKF; from the coding sequence ATGGCTGTTAGAAATAGTAGACTAAGAATAAAGCAAGGTATTAGAACTAAGATTTCTGGTACTACAGAGAGACCTAGAATTTCAGTGTTCAAAAGTAACGCTCAGATTTATGCTCAAATTATTGATGACGAGAAAGGACATACAATTGTATCTGCCTCTTCGTCAGAGCTAGGTGCTAAAGAAAACACCAACGTCGCGATGTCTAAGGAAGTAGGGAAGAAGTTGGCAGAGAAAGCAGTTGCTTCAGGTATCACTAGCGTGGTATTTGATAGAAACGGTTATGTATATCACGGAAAAGTAAAAGCTTTGGCGGAAGGTGCTAGAGAAGGCGGCCTTAAATTTTAA